A stretch of Gorilla gorilla gorilla isolate KB3781 chromosome 9, NHGRI_mGorGor1-v2.1_pri, whole genome shotgun sequence DNA encodes these proteins:
- the LOC101145137 gene encoding olfactory receptor 5AN6-like — translation MTGERNSTRITKFILLGFSEFPKNPIFLFSIFLGIYLLTVSWNISLITLIRTDSHLHTPMYFFLSNLSFLDICYVSTIAPKMLSDFFKKHKFISFMGCSMQYFFFSSLGLTECCLLAAMAYDRYAAICDPLLYRAIMSPTLCVQMVAGSCITGFLGSFIQLCALLQLHFCGPNVINHFFCDLPQLLILSCSDTFFFQVMTSVLTVIFGLTSVLVIMISYGYIIATILKITSAEGRAKSFNTCASHLTAVILFFGSGIFVYMYPNAGDSLSQNKLASVLYTVIIPMLNPVIYSLRNKEIKDALNRWKKRIFSWCYGMK, via the coding sequence ATGACTGGGGAAAGGAACAGTACGAGAATTACAAAGTTCATTCTCTTGGGATTCTCTGAATTTCCAAAGAACCCTATTTTCCTCTTTTCAATATTCCTAGGGATCTACCTCCTGACAGTGTCCTGGAACATAAGCCTCATCACCCTTATCAGGACGGACTCCCATCTGCATACACCTATGTACTTTTTCCTTAGTAATCTGTCGTTTCTGGACATCTGCTATGTTTCCACTATAGCCCCCAAGATGCTCTCAGACTTCTTCAAGAAGCATAAATTCATCTCCTTTATGGGGTGCAGTATGCAGTACTTTTTCTTCTCTAGCCTAGGTCTAACTGAGTGCTGTCTTCTGGCAGCCATGGCTTATGATCGATATGCTGCCATTTGCGACCCTCTGCTCTACAGGGCCATCATGTCTCCCACCCTCTGCGTGCAGATGGTGGCAGGATCTTGTATAACTGGATTCTTAGGCTCATTTATCCAACTCTGTGCCTTGCTTCAGCTCCATTTCTGTGGGCCAAATGTCATCAACCAtttcttctgtgatctgcccCAGCTGCTGATTCTATCCTGTTCTGACACCTTTTTCTTTCAAGTCATGACCTCTGTTCTCACAGTGATCTTTGGACTCACGTCTGTCTTAGTTATCATGATATCTTATGGTTATATCATTGCCACCATTCTGAAGATCACCTCAGCTGAAGGCAGAGCCAAATCTTTCAACACTTGTGCTTCTCACCTTACAGCAGTGATCCTTTTCTTTGGCTCAGGTATCTTTGTTTATATGTATCCTAATGCTGGTGATTCCCTGAGCCAAAACAAGTTGGCATCAGTCTTATACACAGTTATAATCCCCATGTTAAATCCAGTGATCTACAGCCTGAGGAACAAGGAAATCAAAGATGCTCTAAACAGATGGAAGAAGAGAATCTTCTCCTGGTGTtatggaatgaaataa